GTAGTCCATCGAGCCTGGCGATGAGCTTGGCCGTTTCGGCTTTCGCCTTGGCTTTCCCCTGATCGTTCTTTTTATAGTCTCCGGTGTCATCGGGATCGTAGCCCCTCAATGACAGTTTGCAACCTGCTTTTACACCATATCGCTTCAAAGGCCCCTCCTTTGTGGTGGTGATCACAAAGCCTTAGCCTGAGCGTCGAATACGATACGCTGATACCAAGCAAGGCCGTGCAAGGCTTGGTCTACTTGGGAACATCCTGCGCGCAACGGAAACCGACGTTCGGATCCTGTTCAGTCGGATTGCCTTTGGTGCGAAATGATGAGCGAAGCCGATAAGGGGTGTTAATGTACGACCCGCCCCGCTGGACTTTTGCCGTCCCTTCGCTGGGACCTCGAGGATTGGTGGCAGGATTATTGAGAAAGCTGGAATAAAAATCTTCCTCGTACCAGTCCATCACCCATTCGTAGAGATTACCGGCCAGGTCCTGGACCCCGTATGGGCTCTGCCCCATGTGGTGATCTCCGATAACAGATACCGTCTCGGCGCCACCTTCCTTGAGCCCATAGACAGCATGGACCGGAGTCGGTGGATCGTTTCCCCATGGATACAGCCGCTCATCAGTCCCTCGCGCAGCCTTTTCCCACTCCGCTTCGGTGGGAAGCCGTTTCCCGACCCAGAGGCAGTACCCCATAGCATCCATCCAGCTCACCCAGCGCACCGGACGATCCGCATGAACCACCGGAGTCTCTTTATCAGAAAATCCCCATGGCGGCTCACTCTGGATCGCCTCGACAT
The Candidatus Nitrospira nitrosa DNA segment above includes these coding regions:
- a CDS encoding formylglycine-generating enzyme family protein, whose translation is MGALRILTVFLAGWGSFFLPDGFATVADGRAVKPDMLLVQGKPQDLTGTNGEPKPGDKGKPSTTRPAVSFPELHGKDGAPMMLVPAGEFIMGSERGDEDEAPVHRVYLNTFYIDKFEVTNARFAKYVEAIQSEPPWGFSDKETPVVHADRPVRWVSWMDAMGYCLWVGKRLPTEAEWEKAARGTDERLYPWGNDPPTPVHAVYGLKEGGAETVSVIGDHHMGQSPYGVQDLAGNLYEWVMDWYEEDFYSSFLNNPATNPRGPSEGTAKVQRGGSYINTPYRLRSSFRTKGNPTEQDPNVGFRCAQDVPK